Proteins co-encoded in one bacterium genomic window:
- a CDS encoding DUF4922 domain-containing protein, with product MIIQTLAEYAGRHSYHKYQDTELAIALDLIRAHRALILNLKAISEAKLSLETMLHALLIFSEENHFIKYDPWDATIRIKQFPEAPQLVFQYNPFRDPANRHADGQKAKTTTGQKTDFLDWETFPASEHYLIWAAPSGRQYGLLVQPAPIVPSHLIIASLDENPATGTHFDQTLCSFQMEDMHALQAVLYSLGYAMGYNDKGAGASVNHFHTQAIPRNYLPIIRQYQAGKLSISETRMDKNGVALKLIRANDSYPVNVVLLESDQIQPLVDKKIEVLAQFQSEKIVLNTIGWEHAGRWVEAFFPRGQEALMGNAFKAGYVEMGGMLVIPNKALFESIKEPATGKNALSEAGFSLERFEQLLPKLISIFD from the coding sequence ATGATTATTCAAACCCTCGCCGAATATGCAGGCCGTCATTCATATCATAAATATCAGGACACAGAGCTGGCAATTGCGCTGGATTTAATCCGCGCGCACCGTGCCCTGATACTTAATCTTAAAGCCATTTCCGAGGCCAAGCTTTCTTTGGAGACCATGCTGCATGCATTGTTGATTTTTTCTGAGGAGAACCATTTTATTAAATATGATCCTTGGGATGCGACCATTCGGATCAAGCAGTTTCCGGAAGCACCCCAGCTGGTTTTTCAATACAATCCCTTCCGTGATCCAGCCAACCGGCATGCGGATGGGCAAAAGGCCAAAACCACAACCGGCCAAAAAACTGATTTTTTAGATTGGGAAACTTTTCCCGCCAGTGAGCACTATTTAATCTGGGCGGCGCCCTCGGGACGGCAGTACGGACTTTTAGTGCAACCCGCACCGATTGTTCCCAGCCATTTGATCATTGCATCTTTGGATGAAAATCCTGCAACCGGCACCCACTTTGATCAGACGTTGTGCTCTTTTCAAATGGAGGACATGCATGCATTGCAGGCAGTGCTTTATTCACTGGGTTATGCCATGGGATACAATGATAAAGGCGCCGGTGCCTCGGTGAATCATTTTCATACGCAGGCGATTCCCAGAAATTATCTTCCGATCATTCGGCAGTACCAAGCGGGGAAGCTGAGTATATCCGAGACCAGGATGGATAAAAACGGTGTTGCTTTGAAGCTTATTCGGGCGAACGACAGCTATCCGGTCAATGTGGTTTTGCTTGAGTCTGATCAGATTCAACCGTTGGTGGATAAAAAAATCGAAGTGTTGGCGCAGTTCCAATCAGAAAAAATTGTTTTGAATACTATTGGCTGGGAACACGCTGGGCGCTGGGTCGAGGCTTTTTTTCCTCGCGGCCAGGAGGCCTTGATGGGTAATGCGTTTAAAGCCGGTTATGTTGAGATGGGCGGGATGTTGGTTATTCCCAATAAAGCGCTTTTTGAGAGTATCAAAGAACCTGCGACAGGGAAGAATGCTTTATCTGAAGCGGGCTTTTCTTTGGAACGTTTTGAGCAATTATTACCCAAACTTATATCTATTTTTGATTGA
- the truA gene encoding tRNA pseudouridine(38-40) synthase TruA → MYQKKTGLQRYAIWLEYDGAAFAGFQFQKKKVTVQSTLERAITFRFHETCRVAVASRTDAGVHAKAQVAIFDMAYAIAAEKLGPALNSALPVSVKVLSAKKVAPDWEPRKQSIQKIYAYLIYERPIVSPLQHQRMWQVMQRLDLAAMRSAVRHLIGKHDFSSFRASGCASKHATRDLEKISITRKGYVLTLRFFGNAFLYHMVRNLVGTLVEVGKGRLKPGEVKIILQTRNRKKAGPTAPACGLYLEKIKFKN, encoded by the coding sequence ATGTATCAGAAAAAAACAGGTTTGCAGCGCTATGCCATCTGGTTGGAATATGACGGCGCGGCTTTTGCGGGATTTCAGTTCCAGAAAAAAAAAGTAACCGTCCAATCCACCTTGGAGCGGGCGATTACCTTTCGCTTTCATGAAACTTGCCGTGTGGCTGTGGCCAGCCGGACCGATGCCGGTGTGCATGCCAAAGCCCAAGTGGCGATTTTTGATATGGCCTATGCCATTGCAGCAGAAAAACTGGGTCCGGCGCTTAACAGCGCGCTGCCGGTGAGCGTGAAAGTATTAAGTGCAAAGAAGGTTGCGCCTGACTGGGAACCGCGCAAGCAATCCATTCAAAAAATTTATGCCTACCTTATTTATGAGCGTCCCATCGTATCTCCTTTGCAGCACCAGCGGATGTGGCAGGTCATGCAAAGGCTTGATTTGGCAGCCATGCGAAGTGCGGTACGTCATTTGATTGGGAAGCATGATTTTTCATCTTTTCGCGCTTCCGGTTGTGCTTCCAAGCATGCGACGCGCGACCTCGAAAAAATCAGTATCACGCGTAAAGGCTATGTCCTGACCCTGCGTTTTTTTGGTAATGCTTTTTTATATCACATGGTGCGTAATCTGGTGGGCACACTGGTCGAAGTGGGCAAAGGGCGGCTTAAGCCAGGAGAGGTAAAAATAATTTTGCAGACACGCAACCGGAAAAAAGCCGGCCCCACCGCGCCCGCCTGCGGACTGTACCTCGAAAAAATTAAATTTAAAAACTAA